One genomic segment of Chelonia mydas isolate rCheMyd1 chromosome 1, rCheMyd1.pri.v2, whole genome shotgun sequence includes these proteins:
- the LOC119565173 gene encoding olfactory receptor 51G2-like: protein MSNVNDTKLNSAMFLLTGIPGQEEVPLWISIPFCFIYVFSILVNSTILFIIKTDPSLHEPMYILLSMLAVTDLGLSISTIPTILGIYLFNSREISLDACFAQLFFIQSFVLIESSILLLMAFDRFVAISNPLRYASILTLPRILKMGLVCVLRGVAVSFPFPFLLKRFQYCRVNVLFHSYCLHQDVMKLACSDITVNYIYGLFLTVSMDGLDSLLIFLSYVMILKTVLSVASHTECFRALNTCVSHLSAVLLFYTPDIGLSLTHRLGNDSSPLLQIVLGYIYLLVPPLMNPIVYSVKSKHLRGRIIRVFVK, encoded by the coding sequence ATGTCAAATGTCAATGACACCAAACTCAACTCTGCAATGTTCCTTCTCACCGGAATACCTGGACAGGAAGAGGTCCCTCTCTggatctctatccccttctgcttCATTTATGTTTTTTCAATATTGGTAAATTCAAccattctgttcattataaaaacagatccaagcctccatgagcccatgtacattttaCTTTCCATGTTGGCCGTCACAGATCTTGGCTTATCGATATCCACCATACCGACAATACTGGGTATATATTTGTTTAACTCTAGGGAGATCAGCCTCGATGCCTGTTTtgcccagctgttcttcatccaatCATTTGTATTAATTGAATCCTCCATACTCTTGTTGATGGCGTTTGACCGCTTTGTTGCAATCTCTAACCCACTGAGATATGCTTCCATCTTAACCCTGCCGAGAATACTCAAGATGGGATTGGTATGTGTGCTAAGAGGGGTGGCCGTATCATTCCCATTCCCCTTTCTCCTGAAACGGTTCCAATACTGTCGAGTCAATGTCCTTTTCCATTCCTACTGCCTGCACCAGGATGTCATGAAGCTGGCTTGTTCGGATATCACAGTCAACTACATCTATGGATTGTTTCTTACCGTTTCCATGGATGGGTTAGATTCActgctcatcttcctctcttatgtgatgatcctcAAAACGGTGCTGAGTGTTGCATCCCACACGGAGTGCTTCAGGGCCCTGAACACCTGTGTCTCCCACCTCTCTGCCGTCCTGCTCTTCTACACACCAGATATCGGCTTGTCTTTGACACACAGATTGGGGAATGACTcttctcccttactgcagattgtCCTGGGCTACATCTACCTGCTCGTCCCTCCCCTGATGAACCCAATTGTGTACAGtgtgaaaagcaaacaccttCGTGGGAGAATAATCAGAGTGTTCGTCAAGTGA